Proteins encoded in a region of the Anopheles ziemanni chromosome 2, idAnoZiCoDA_A2_x.2, whole genome shotgun sequence genome:
- the LOC131282561 gene encoding NAD kinase 2, mitochondrial, producing the protein MFQLNQLIRNVSGFKPVLLQNITKLRHFGTNPREKLRRVLVVSKLTRLEFEKIREERLSDESLEQMIRDRGTDYDAIKYYHQLHKTVEEKVVQSFRAHGIEVKVVNRITIHKDALQWADLIVPVGGDGTFLLAAGRASPFFLSNGKKTPVVGFNSDPRRSEGRLMLPKQYSKHVGEAIEKIIGNDFRWMHRSRIRTTLVGTDTNVRPSPMDLHEFHSQPVEHKEVMSTARNGKSRILPYLALNEVFIGEMLSARVSHLHLRIDQSELVTKTKSSGLCVSTGTGSTSWLTSMNRLSTNNVKDLMEIIKRRTAPGALDSIDAESVSQEYNDDLVFAPDDPRLCYSIREQICVGVWPNPKGLESRGFAKEIFVKSRCVDASLVIDGSIAYNFNDGARALLEVYPEDSLLTIDMDD; encoded by the exons ATGTTTCAACTAAATCAACTCATCCGCAATGTTTCAG GATTTAAACCAGTGCTGCTCCAAAATATTACCAAACTGCGCCACTTCGGCACGAACCCGCGGGAAAAATTGCGTCGCGTGCTCGTAGTATCGAAGCTGACACGTCTCGAGTTCGAAAAAATCCGTGAAGAGCGGCTGAGCGACGAAAGCTTGGAGCAGATGATCCGCGATCGCGGCACCGACTACGATGCGATCAAGTACTACCACCAGCTGCACAAAACCGTCGAGGAGAAGGTGGTGCAATCGTTCCGAGCGCACGGCATCGAGGTGAAGGTGGTCAACCGGATAACGATCCACAAGGATGCACTGCAGTGGGCCGATCTGATCGTGCCGGTGGGGGGCGATGGTACGTTCCTGCTGGCGGCCGGCCGTGCCAGTCCGTTCTTTCTCTCGAACGGCAAGAAGACTCCCGTGGTAGGCTTTAATTCTGATCCTCGACGATCCGAGGGTCGCCTGATGCTGCCGAAGCAGTACTCGAAGCACGTTGGGGAAGCAATAGAAAAGATCATCGGTAACGATTTCCGGTGGATGCATAGGTCGCGAATCCGCACGACACTCGTCGGCACGGACACGAACGTGCGACCCTCGCCGATGGATCTGCACGAGTTTCACTCGCAACCCGTCGAGCATAAGGAAGTGATGTCGACGGCACGGAACGGGAAAAGTCGAATTTTACCCTACCTTGCGCTAAACGAG gtttttatcGGTGAAATGCTGTCGGCGCGAGTGTCCCACCTGCATCTCCGCATCGATCAGTCGGAGCTGGtgacgaaaacgaaaagttcCGGGCTGTGCGTCAGTACCGGCACCGGTTCGACCTCTTGGTTGACCAGCATGAACCGGCTGTCGACCAACAACGTAAAGGATCTGATGGAGATCATCAAAAGGCGTACGGCACCGGGGGCACTGGACAGCATCGATGCCGAGTCCGTGTCGCAGGAGTATAACGACGATTTAGTGTTCGCACCGGACGATCCCAGGCTGTGCTACTCGATTCGCGAACAGATCTGTGTCGGGGTGTGGCCCAACCCGAAGGGGTTGGAATCGCGCGGCTTTGCGAAGGAAATCTTTGTCAAATCGCGCTGTGTGGATGCCA GTTTGGTGATAGATGGCAGTATTGCTTATAACTTCAACGACGGTGCCCGAGCCTTGCTGGAGGTTTACCCGGAAGATTCCCTTCTAACCATCGATATGGATGACTGA
- the LOC131282560 gene encoding diacylglycerol kinase epsilon, whose product MRLTFRPFSNTRGVMLDFSFTLFLSVLLGLGFIWLAGRFFLKEDVVYIPDNCRRHAWKSVKLLSRACVCSVCDTSMSSNGHFCESCGVCSDNGCVRKADEKFPCKQLRIRTRADDGSTSRHLWVKGNLPLGAECSVCGEDIDQTSELGLFGQRCAWCQRMAHDKCFSEVSTTLCDFGPFKEMIFPPKCILASRSKVAPKVHLTGIIPPEWKAKWRPLIVVANSKSGSSGADQVVALMRGILHPLQVFELGQHGPHEALQWAIHAAPTRCRILVAGGDGTVGWVLNTILQMKVEPHPEVAILPMGTGNDLSRVLGWGAEGPDEFDPIDYLTRIASAETVQLDRWLAAITTHSSLARFHMPGFKPGRHFYVYNYLSVGVDALVTLNFHKARESSFYLYSSRFVNKLLYLCFGTQQVVQQDCVELEKNLELYLDGERIELPQLQSVVVLNIDSWGAGVKLWEMSKNSPTHSIMKEIHSISDGILEVFGVVSSFHIAQLQVGLSKPVRLGQAKSVRIVLKRTLPMQADGEPWMQSPCDINIQHYGQATMLKNVKK is encoded by the exons ATGCGCTTAACCTTCCGTCCCTTCTCGAACACTCGTGGCGTAATGCTGGACTTTAGCTTTACGCTTTTCCTTTCTGTTCTGCTCGGCCTCGGGTTCATCTGGCTCGCCGGGCGCTTCTTTCTGAAGGAGGATGTCGTGTACATACCGGACAACTGCCGACGGCATGCGTGGAAATCGGTGAAGCTGCTGTCGCGGGCCTGCGTATGCTCCGTGTGCGATACGTCGATGTCCTCGAACGGGCACTTTTGTGAGAGCTGCGGCGTCTGTTCGGACAATGGATGCGTCCGGAAGGCGGACGAAAAGTTCCCCTGCAAACAGCTTCGCATTCGCACCCGGGCAGATGATGGGTCCACCAGTCGACACCTGTGGGTGAAGGGCAACCTTCCGCTCGGGGCGGAGTGTAGCGTGTGCGGCGAGGACATTGATCAAACGAGCGAGCTGGGATTGTTCGGACAACGGTGCGCCTGGTGCCAGCGGATGGCACACGATAAGTGCTTCAGTGAGGTGTCCACGACCCTGTGCGACTTTGGCCCATTTAAGGAGATGATCTTCCCACCCAAGTGTATCCTAGCGTCGCGGAGTAAGGTGGCACCGAAAGTGCACCTCACCGGCATCATTCCACCGGAGTGGAAAGCCAAATGGCGGCCGTTGATTGTCGTCG CTAACTCAAAATCCGGAAGCAGTGGTGCCGACCAGGTTGTTGCCTTAATGCGGGGCATTTTGCATCCCTTGCAAGTGTTCGAGCTGGGCCAGCATGGACCCCATGAAGCCCTCCAGTGGGCCATCCATGCCGCACCGACACGCTGCCGTATTTTAGTGGCTGGTGGTGATGGAACCGTCGGCTGGGTGTTGAATACGATCCTGCAGATGAAGGTGGAGCCGCACCCGGAGGTGGCCATCCTCCCCATGGGCACCGGAAACGATCTATCTCGCGTGCTTGGCTGGGGCGCCGAAGGTCCGGACGAGTTCGATCCGATCGACTACCTGACGCGCATTGCCAGCGCCGAAACGGTGCAACTCGATCGATGGCTGGCGGCCATTACAACCCACTCCTCGCTGGCACGCTTCCACATGCCCGGTTTCAAGCCGGGACGACATTTTTACGTGTACAATTATTTGAGCGTCGGCGTTGATGCCCTGGTGACGTTGAATTTCCACAAAGCAAGAGAAAGTTCCTTCTATCTGTACAGTAGTCGTTTTGTGAATAAG CTACTCTACCTGTGCTTCGGAACCCAGCAAGTGGTCCAACAGGATTGCGTGGAACTAGAGAAAAACCTTGAACTCTACCTCGATGGCGAACGAATCGAGTTACCTCAGCTGCAGTCCGTCGTTGTGTTGAACATTGATTCATGGGGTGCCGGTGTCAAACTGTGGG AAATGAGTAAAAACTCCCCGACGCATAGCATCATGAAGGAAATTCACAGTATTTCCGATGGCATTTTGGAAGTGTTTGGTGTGGTTTCATCATTTCATATCGCCCAGCTGCAGGTGGGCCTTAGCAAACCGGTCCGGTTGGGGCAGGCGAAAAGTGTACGG ATCGTGCTAAAACGAACCCTCCCGATGCAAGCGGACGGGGAACCGTGGATGCAGTCGCCCTGTGATATCAACATTCAGCACTACGGCCAGGCGACGATGttgaaaaatgtcaaaaagTGA